The Arachis duranensis cultivar V14167 chromosome 2, aradu.V14167.gnm2.J7QH, whole genome shotgun sequence genome has a window encoding:
- the LOC107474696 gene encoding uncharacterized protein LOC107474696, with protein sequence MTSNEYTYYSVHDVLRSYGLPAGLFPNNVKSYTLDETGFLEVQMHHPCLAQYETRVFFNSVVRTNLSFGQLKVFEGMYQEELFIWLPVKGIIVTDPSSGLIIIDIGLAYKHLSLSDFDNPPSCIYQG encoded by the coding sequence ATGACATCCAATGAGTACACTTATTACTCAGTACATGACGTTCTCCGTAGCTATGGTCTTCCAGCGGGACTGTTTCCAAACAATGTCAAATCCTATACCTTGGATGAAACTGGCTTTTTAGAGGTCCAAATGCATCACCCTTGTCTCGCTCAATATGAAACAAGAGTGTTTTTCAACAGTGTGGTAAGAACTAACTTGAGTTTTGGACAACTGAAAGTATTTGAAGGCATGTATCAAGAAGAGCTTTTCATTTGGCTACCAGTTAAGGGCATCATAGTTACAGATCCATCATCAGGTCTCATTATCATTGATATTGGTCTTGCCTATAAACACCTCTCTTTGTCTGATTTTGATAACCCTCCATCTTGCATATATCAAGGTTAG